The following are encoded together in the Coffea arabica cultivar ET-39 chromosome 1c, Coffea Arabica ET-39 HiFi, whole genome shotgun sequence genome:
- the LOC113728994 gene encoding dof zinc finger protein DOF3.6-like has product MVFSSFPVYLDHPNLHQFQQPEHQGSGVENSQLPPPPPPFPVGGGGTSIRPGSMVDRARLAKLPLPEAGLKCPRCESTNTKFCYFNNYSLSQPRHFCKTCRRYWTRGGALRNVPVGGGCRRNKKTKSSSSKSSSTAERQMPGSNSTSTPSPSSCSADMAGQFPQQANQLPLMAALTGLNHYGGGHIGPGIGGFQAQMMPPTGNGLANMGFNLGGNGNDLSAAGGGADHWRLPSIGGFEATTSLFPFQSEGVEASSNSMLGDHQQLGSLATSSSGVASQVPSVKTEENPGLNLTKQFLVNSENNQYWGGSPWTGFSGLNSSSTSHLL; this is encoded by the exons ATGGTTTTCTCATCTTTTCCAGTCTATTTAGATCATCCCAATTTGCACCAG TTCCAGCAACCAGAGCATCAAGGAAGTGGTGTGGAAAATAGCCAACTTCCACCACCGCCCCCACCTTTTCCGGTGGGTGGTGGTGGTACCTCGATCAGACCCGGATCGATGGTTGATCGAGCCCGGTTAGCTAAGCTACCGCTTCCAGAGGCCGGACTCAAGTGCCCTCGTTGCGAGTCGACAAATACTAAGTTTTGCTACTTCAACAACTACAGCCTCTCTCAGCCAAGACACTTTTGTAAGACGTGTCGCCGCTACTGGACCAGAGGAGGGGCCCTAAGAAACGTTCCAGTTGGAGGAGGCTGCCGGAGAAATAAGAAAACCAAAAGCAGCAGCTCAAAATCTTCCTCAACAGCTGAAAGGCAGATGCCTGGGTCTAACTCAACTAGTACTCCAAGTCCCTCCAGCTGCAGTGCAGATATGGCTGGCCAATTTCCCCAACAAGCAAATCAGTTACCTCTTATGGCTGCTTTAACAGGCCTTAATCACTATGGGGGTGGTCATATTGGTCCGGGTATCGGTGGATTTCAAGCACAGATGATGCCTCCAACTGGTAATGGACTTGCAAACATGGGTTTTAACTTAGGAGGGAATGGGAACGATCTATCTGCTGCTGGTGGAGGAGCTGATCACTGGAGATTGCCTTCTATTGGGGGGTTTGAGGCGACGACAAGTTTGTTTCCATTTCAAAGTGAAGGAGTTGAAGCATCATCTAATTCCATGCTAGGAGATCATCAGCAGCTTGGTTCTTTGGCAACAAGCTCATCGGGGGTTGCTAGTCAGGTGCCATCCGTGAAAACTGAAGAAAATCCTGGACTCAATTTGACAAAGCAGTTTTTAGTTAATTCTGAGAATAATCAATACTGGGGTGGAAGTCCTTGGACGGGATTCTCTGGTCTCAACTCCTCTTCTACCAGCCATCTTCTATGA
- the LOC113729002 gene encoding U-box domain-containing protein 13-like: MDEDKAGLAQKLIETVNEISAIPEYRPTVKKQYCNLARRLKLLTPMFEEIRDNKEVLPQDSLKGLAALNHALDSAKELLRFGCDGSKIYLVLERDEIMKRFQEVTAQLEQALSGISFENLDISDEVKEQVELVLSQFRRAKGRIDSPDIELYEDLLSLYSRSNDSSADPTVLRTLVEKLHLTGISDLTQESLALHEMVAATGGDPEESIEKMSMVLKKIKDFVQTENPDSDLPSSCSAQLSSEGNHKSPFIPEDFRCPISLELMRDPVIVSTGQTYERSCIEKWLEAGNGTCPKTRQALTSNAVTPNYVLRSLIAQWCEANGIEPPKRPGSSQPNKTTSACFPADRTKIDVLLHKLTSGNPEDQRSAAGEIRLLAKRNADNRVAIAEVGAIPLLVGLLSTPDSRTQEHAVTALLNLSICEDNKGRIINSGAVPGIVHVLKKGSMEARENAAATLFSLSVVDENKVTIGTSGAIPPLVMLLSEGTQRGKKDAATALFNLCIYQGNKGKAVRAGVVPTLMRLLTEPQGGMVDEALAILAILASHPEGKAAIGAAEAVPVLVDVIGNGSPRNKENAAAVLVHLCSGDQQHLVEAQELGVMGYLLDLAQNGTERGRRKATQLLERMNRYVEQQKQAQSQAEVQTQTQNQASRPPAFGDAVDS; the protein is encoded by the exons ATGGACGAAGATAAAGCCGGTTTAGCACAGAAGTTAATTGAAACGGTCAATGAGATATCGGCGATACCGGAGTACCGGCCAACGGTGAAGAAGCAGTACTGCAATTTAGCTCGGCGGCTGAAGCTGTTGACTCCGATGTTCGAAGAGATTCGTGATAATAAAGAAGTTCTCCCTCAGGACTCACTTAAAGGCCTGGCTGCTCTAAACCATGCTCTTGATTCCGCTAAGGAGTTGCTCAGATTTGGCTGTGATGGCAGCAAAATCTATCTC GTGTTAGAGAGGGATGAAATCATGAAAAGGTTTCAAGAAGTTACAGCGCAGTTGGAACAAGCTCTAAGTGGAATCTCTTTTGAAAACCTTGACATATCTGATGAAGTTAAAGAACAG GTTGAGCTTGTTCTCTCTCAGTTCAGAAGAGCAAAAGGAAGGATTGACTCCCCCGATATTGAGCTGTATGAAGATCTATTGTCTCTTTACAGCAGGAGTAATGACTCTTCTGCAGATCCAACTGTCCTAAGGACATTGGTAGAAAAGCTACACCTAACTGGAATATCAGACCTTACTCAAGAGTCACTGGCTTTGCATGAAATGGTTGCTGCCACTGGCGGGGATCCTGAGGAGAGTATAGAGAAGATGTCAATGGTATTGAAGAAAATTAAGGATTTTGTGCAGACAGAGAATCCGGATAGTGACCTACCTTCAAGTTGCAGTGCACAACTATCCTCAGAAGGGAATCATAAATCTCCTTTCATACCTGAGGATTTTCGTTGTCCTATATCCCTAGAGTTGATGAGGGATCCTGTCATTGTCTCCACAGGGCAG ACCTATGAGCGTTCCTGCATTGAGAAATGGCTAGAAGCGGGTAATGGAACTTGTCCCAAGACTCGACAAGCCCTCACTAGCAATGCCGTAACACCTAACTACGTCTTACGTAGCCTTATAGCACAGTGGTGTGAGGCAAATGGGATTGAACCACCAAAACGACCTGGCAGTTCTCAGCCAAATAAGACGACATCTGCATGCTTTCCTGCTGATCGCACTAAAATTGATGTCCTTCTCCATAAGCTCACATCTGGCAACCCAGAAGACCAGCGATCAGCTGCTGGTGAAATCCGGCTTCTTGCCAAGCGTAATGCTGATAATCGTGTTGCAATTGCTGAAGTGGGTGCGATTCCATTGCTGGTTGGCCTTTTGTCAACACCGGATTCCCGCACTCAGGAGCATGCTGTTACTGCACTTCTTAACCTCTCCATATGCGAGGATAACAAGGGGAGAATCATTAATTCAGGGGCAGTGCCAGGTATAGTTCATGTGCTGAAGAAAGGAAGTATGGAAGCACGTGAAAATGCAGCAGCTACCCTGTTTAGTCTCTCAGTTGTGGATGAAAATAAGGTCACAATTGGTACTTCTGGAGCTATCCCACCTCTCGTAATGCTTTTAAGTGAAGGAACCCAGAGGGGAAAGAAGGATGCTGCAACAGCTCTGTTCAACTTGTGCATATATCAGGGTAACAAGGGAAAGGCGGTGAGGGCTGGAGTTGTGCCCACATTGATGCGTCTGCTTACAGAACCTCAGGGTGGTATGGTAGATGAGGCACTAGCTATATTGGCAATATTGGCTAGCCATCCTGAAGGGAAGGCAGCCATTGGAGCTGCAGAGGCAGTGCCTGTTTTAGTAGATGTTATTGGAAATGGTTCCCCAAGGAACAAAGAAAATGCTGCTGCAGTATTGGTGCACCTTTGTTCGGGAGACCAACAGCATCTGGTGGAGGCCCAGGAACTTGGAGTGATGGGTTATTTGCTTGATTTGGCACAAAATGGCACTGAGAGGGGCAGGCGCAAGGCTACCCAGTTACTTGAGCGAATGAATAGATATGTAGAGCAGCAAAAGCAGGCCCAGTCACAAGCCGAGGTTCAAACGCAAACTCAGAACCAGGCGTCACGGCCGCCTGCGTTTGGCGATGCTGTTGATAGTTGA